One Coregonus clupeaformis isolate EN_2021a chromosome 21, ASM2061545v1, whole genome shotgun sequence DNA window includes the following coding sequences:
- the ccdc18 gene encoding coiled-coil domain-containing protein 18, with translation MFNNNDEDLVEDVASLRNQLRLTEISLQSLGEQLSHSGHESHSERSEKSLVDGLPGLLSLEDLQRPDVPHPPPGNPNLERPLHRSRTAERQACESLPSTDSRCSSSRAVKMEVAPLRKKLGCLRQENASLAVENRQLISDLEAAQIELASSKTKVRLLGSTVGAKTSSVTVMREQILGLEAEVEAQAKELRTAELKAEQSQQAAAQSDRQVAELRDELSMLRTELTDTTRQGKRAEQQRNQALRNAEKLTDAFKDYKTNISIKLKKVMESESKLKESLIVCDREREELESKCTVMERVQEEQGQTISELKEEITQARTLNTKTSELQGRLEEATQRASRLEMELGERALAARELTSLHRETEDLRALTQCQEHRLAQCQREAQQSQAELASLESILALLHLREGDEGPLCVKPCMLPPVDYIGTTDLLRPKPGEHYQQLLPVLQAVEAERGRQSSLASRLQERLSKAQEEVSSLHSSMAQRASHYQQVHSELLERASQATDAEKELKKKSARVAALEKQLQEKSSAYSLAALKNTQLEQELLEKTSGIQHYQSVMTKKQRDFQQALDKSKKDCADQCKELQDRVKVLQLSLDQTRAQLSELEQAVCYAQRERHEAQSTAHLLQVSLDQLTQERETTVRHSEEALQSVKEQATKSSTKVRQLETALSSCRDELSSYLLQMEDAKERYQRQLDVKVQELSSLREELRGSTLVCSRSSEQCVQLQYSLQRQQSMLQESSTRVAELEESQSQLQGQVSALEQELERARLSLEEELRRKEKEVQEADKEVQEKRRQAAQLSGSVTQLSSEMNKCRGELSSMEQELQRLRRDASMKSSQLSCMEETLQQTQGLLEKKNDAVVDLEEKLHRCEEDRRNSVQRAQTLEGQLQGVRGEMHDTLENLQELRDLLQRTQLSADERQTSLEKLSAELRESQMELEERNHEVLDMDTALKERQGELQQRAQLLGQLDVAIRDHKLEMDKKVQSLQQALDQREREVKDRDKRVEFLSERLDLLKAQLQGKEDSEKDSLGQGQNLRVCREELQRTTQELQKTTQELQDTQTRCESLIRELDSITQHAREKEVQVRSLEEKLSAREGRWVQGEARLQVTISSLQQELEQEREQHSKELCSLQQTRGQLLKVSEQMSCSLRSSQEHLASRLQQSQLLLEQTRAQVAHLQAQLHTNQTSLQSAREALLIKESEVTRLQARISSLERATELHHATFHLHPEITLPSSPPPPHTHHHSPPHTHSCTHSPHKHTRSSPPTHTHTPHKLSHHSPPPTHSHTRSPPSPHIQHYSPPRPPQTHSPDWPVEGSSVDSSLDLPQNLKATLREALGQHLPWDTSFLSPTPYQPDHSWQGLSRLEAASASDLSFNPLTYMVDKMSEEKEGRDPERESLLRQETQEEMDMSSLTGMLRFVNQTLALQEDPSLWGSTGLSEAEHTLTLQGDLKDGGCCSTGNV, from the exons ATGTTTAATAACAACGATGAGGATCTTGTCGAAGATGTGGCAAGTTTAAGGAATCAATTACGATTGACTGAGATTAGTTTGCAAAGTTTGGGAGAACAATTAAG TCACTCAGGACATGAAAGTCACAGTGAGCGCTCTGAGAAGAGTTTAGTCGATGGGTTGCCAGGTCTTCTGTCTCTAGAGGACCTGCAGCGGCCTGATGTCCCTCATCCTCCACCTGGCAACCCAAATCTTGAGCGACCCCTCCACAGGAGTAGGACAGCTGAGAGACAGGCCTGTGAAAGCCTACCCAGTACTGACtccagg TGCTCCTCATCCAGGGCAGTGAAGATGGAGGTTGCCCCCCTCAGGAAGAAGCTAGGCTGCCTGCGTCAGGAGAATGCCTCCCTGGCTGTGGAGAACAGACAGCTCATCAGTGACCTGGAGGCGGCCCAGATTGAACTGGCCAGCTCTAAAACCAAG GTCCGTCTCCTGGGCTCCACAGTAGGGGCTAAGACCTCCAGTGTGACCGTCATGAGGGAGCAGATCCTGGGCTTGGAGGCCGAGGTGGAGGCCCAGGCCAAAGAACTCCG GACTGCAGAGTTGAAGGCAGAGCAGAGCCAGCAGGCAGCAGCCCAGAGTGACAGACAGGTAGCCGAGCTCAGAGACGAACTGAGCATGCTCAGAACAGAGCTTACCGACACAACCAGACAAGGAAAACG AGCGGAGCAACAAAGGAACCAAGCCCTTCGAAATGCAGAGAAACTCACAGACGCTTTCAAAGACTACAAGACAAATATTTCCATTAAGCTGAAAAAG GTCATGGAGAGCGAGAGCAAACTGAAGGAGAGTCTGATAGTGTGtgaccgagagagagaggagctggagagCAAGTGCACCGTGATGGAGAGAGTGCAAGAGGAGCAGGGCCAAACCATCAG TGAGCTGAAGGAGGAGATCACCCAGGCACGCACACTCAACACAAAAACCTCTGAGCTTCAGGGACGTCTGGAGGAGGCTACCCAGCGGGCCTCGCGGctggagatggagctgggggAGCGGGCCTTGGCGGCCAGGGAGCTGACCTCTCTCCACAGGGAGACAGAGGACCTCCGGGCCCTCACCCAGTGCCAGGAACACAGGCTGGCCCAATGCCAGAGAGAGGCCCAGCAGAGCCAGGCTGAATTAGCTAGTCTGGAGAGCATACTGGCTTTGCTGCATCTCCGAGAG GGCGATGAGGGACCGCTCTGTGTGAAGCCCTGTATGCTGCCCCCAGTGGATTACATAGGAACTACAGACCTACTCCGACCCAAGCCAG GTGAGCACTACCAGCAGCTGCTCCCAGTGCTCCAGGCGGTGGAGGCAGAGCGGGGCAGACAAAGCTCCCTGGCCTCCAGGCTCCAGGAGAGGCTGTCTAAAGCCCAGGAGGAGGTCTCCTCCCTGCACAGCTCCATGGCCCAGAGGGCCTCTCACTACCAGCAGGTCCACAGCGAGCTGCTAGAGAGGGCCAGCCAGGCTACCGATGccgagaaggag TTGAAGAAGAAGAGTGCTCGTGTGGCGGCTCTGGAGAAACAGCTGCAGGAGAAGAGCTCTGCCTACTCGCTGGCCGCCCTGAAGAACACTCAGCTGGAGCAGGAGctgctg GAGAAGACAAGTGGTATCCAGCACTACCAGTCTGTGATGACCAAGAAGCAGAGGGACTTCCAGCAGGCTCTGGACAAAAGTAAAAAGGACTGTGCTGACCAGTGCAAGGAGCTGCAGGATAGAGTGAAAGTG CTGCAGTTGTCTCTGGACCAGACCCGGGCCCAGCTCTCAGAGCTGGAGCAGGCTGTGTGTTATGCCCAGAGGGAGAGACACGAGGCCCAGAGCACAGCCCACCTGCTGCAGGTCTCCCTGGACCAGCTCACGCAG gagagagagaccacagtgAGACACAGTGAGGAGGCTCTACAGAGTGTCAAAGAGCAGGCCACAAAGTCTTCCACCAAG gTGAGGCAGCTGGAGACAGCCCTGTCGTCCTGCAGAGATGAGCTGAGCTCCTACCTACTGCAGATGGAGGACGCTAAGGAGCGCTATCAGAGACAGCTGGACGTCAAGGTCCaagag CTGTCGTCTCTGCGGGAGGAGTTGCGTGGCAGTACTCTGGTGTGTAGTCGCTCCAGTGAGCAGTGTGTCCAGCTCCAGTACTCTCTGCAGCGGCAGCAGAGCATGTTACAGGAGAGCAGCACCCGTGTGGCCGAACTGGAGGAAAGCCAGAGCCAGCTACAGGGACAG GTGTCTGCGTTGGAGCAGGAGTTGGAGCGTGCGCGCTTGTCTCTGGAGGAGGAGCTGAGGAGGAAAGAGAAGGAGGTGCAGGAGGCTGACAAGGAGGTgcaagagaagaggagacaggctGCACAGCTCTCTGGCTCTGTCAC TCAGCTGTCGTCTGAGATGAATAAGTGTCGTGGGGAGCTGTCATCCATGGAGCAGGAGCTGCAAAGGCTGCGGAGGGATGCCAGCATGAAGTCCTCCCAGCTCAGCTGCATGGAGGAGACCCTGCAGCAGACCCAGGGCCTACTGGAGAAGAAGAATGACGCGG TTGTGGACTTGGAGGAGAAGCTCCACCGCTGTGAGGAGGACAGGCGGAACTCTGTGCAGCGGGCGCAGACTCTGGAGGGACAGCTACAGGGGGTGCGCGGTGAGATGCACGACACCCTAGAGAACCTACAGGAGCTGAGAGACCTGTTACAGCGCACGCAGCTCAGCGCAGACGAACGACAGACATCACTGGAGAAACTGTCCGCCGAGCTCAG GGAAAGCCAGATGGAGTTGGAGGAGAGGAACCACGAGGTGTTGGACATGGACACAGCATTgaaggagagacagggggagctCCAACAGAGAGCACAGctg ctgGGCCAGTTGGATGTGGCCATCAGAGACCATAAGCTGGAGATGGACAAGAAGGTTCAGTCCCTACAGCAGGCtctggatcagagagagagagaggtcaaagACCGAGACAAACGG GTAGAGTTTTTGAGTGAGAGGTTAGACCTGCTAAAAGCACAACTACAAGGGAAGGAGGATTctgagaag GACTCTCTGGGGCAGGGCCAGAACCTGCGTGTGTGTCGGGAGGAGCTGCAGAGAACAACGCAAGAGCTCCAGAAGACGACGCAAGAGCTGCAGGACACACAGACTCGCTGCGAGAGCCTGATAAGAGAGCTGGACAGCATCACTCAACATGCCAGGGAAAAG GAGGTGCAGGTGAGGAGTCTGGAGGAGAAGCTGTCTGCCAGGGAGGGCCGCTGGGTCCAGGGGGAGGCCAGACTGCAAGTCACCATCTCCTCCCTACAGCAGGAGCTGGAGCAGGAGAGGGAACAGCACAGCAAGGAG CTTTGCTCCCTGCAGCAGACGCGGGGCCAGCTTCTGAAGGTGTCGGAGCAGATGAGCTGCAGCCTGCGGAGCTCCCAGGAGCACCTGGCCTCCAGACTGCAGCAGAGCCAGCTGCTGCTAGAGCAGACCAGGGCCCAGGTGGCCCACCTGCAAGCCCAGCTCCACACCAACCAGACCAGCCTGCAGAGCGCCCGCGAGGCCCTGCTCATCAAG GAGTCAGAAGTCACCCGCCTACAGGCCAGAATTTCCAGTCTGGAGAGAGCTACAGAGCTGCACCATGCCACATTCCACCTTCACCCAGAGATCACCCTGCCCTcatcccctccaccccctcacacacaccaccattctcccccacacactcactcatgcACCCACTCTCCTCATAAACACACCCGCTcctccccacccacacacacccacacccctcACAAACTCTCCCATCACTCTCCACCACCCACTCACTCTCACACCCGTTCCCCTCCATCCCCACACATACAACACTACTCCCCTCCTCGCCCGCCCCAAACCCACAGTCCAGACTGGCCCGTGGAGGGCAGCAGTGTGGACTCCTCCCTTGATCTCCCTCAGAACCTGAAGGCCACGTTACGGGAAGCCCTGGGTCAACACCTCCCCTGGGACACCTCCTTTCTGTCCCCCACCCCTTACCAGCCTGACCACAGCTGGCAGGGCCTCAGCCGCCTGGAGGCCGCCTCTGCCTCAGACCTCTCCTTCAACCCCCTCACCTACATGGTGGACAAAATGtcggaggagaaggaggggagagaccCAGAAAGAGAGTCCCTCCTCAggcaggagacccaggaggagATGGACATGAGCTCCCTGACGGGCATGCTGAGGTTTGTCAACCAGACACTGGCCCTGCAGGAGGACCCATCCCTCTGGGGCTCCACGGGCCTCTCAGAGGCTGAGCACACCCTCACACTGCAG GGGGACCTTAAAGATGGTGGATGCTGTTCTACGGGGAACGTGTAA